A DNA window from Oncorhynchus tshawytscha isolate Ot180627B linkage group LG13, Otsh_v2.0, whole genome shotgun sequence contains the following coding sequences:
- the LOC112265278 gene encoding histone H3.3A, with the protein MARTKQTARKSTGGKAPRKQLATKAARKSAPSTGGVKKPHRYRPGTVALREIRRYQKSTELLIRKLPFQRLVREIAQDFKTDLRFQSAAIGALQEASEAYLVGLFEDTNLCAIHAKRVTIMPKDIQLARRIRGERA; encoded by the exons ATGGCCCGTACTAAGCAGACAGCCCGTAAATCTACTGGAGGCAAAGCCCCACGTAAGCAGCTGGCCACCAAAGCTGCCCGCAAGAGCGCCCCTTCTACTGGTGGGGTCAAGAAGCCCCATCGCTACAG GCCTGGTACGGTGGCCCTGCGTGAGATCCGTCGGTACCAGAAGTCCACTGAGCTGCTGATCCGCAAGCTGCCCTTCCAGCGTTTGGTGAGAGAAATTGCTCAGGACTTCAAGACTGACCTGCGTTTCCAGAGTGCAGCCATTGGAGCTCTGCAG GAGGCCAGCGAGGCATACCTTGTTGGTTTGTTTGAGGACACCAACTTGTGCGCCATCCATGCCAAGCGTGTCACCATCATGCCCAAAGACATCCAACTGGCCCGTCGTATCCGTGGGGAGCGCGCTTAG